Proteins from one Elephas maximus indicus isolate mEleMax1 chromosome 12, mEleMax1 primary haplotype, whole genome shotgun sequence genomic window:
- the MRPS34 gene encoding 28S ribosomal protein S34, mitochondrial, translating to MARKKVRPRLIAELAGRVRALRELRERPRDSQRYALDYETLSRPLSGRRLPPRAWADVRRESRLLQLLGRLPLFGLGRLVTRKSWLWQHDEPCYWRLTRVRPDYTAQSLDHGKAWGVLTFRGQTESETREIEQVMYHDWRLVPKHEEAAFTTFTPASEDLRRSVPYPPLLRAMILADRQKSRDQSIEEPMLNLERVHISPWDYPAKQEVKGKAKGTPV from the exons ATGGCGCGGAAGAAAGTTCGGCCGCGGCTGATCGCCGAGCTGGCCGGGCGTGTGCGGGCCCTGCGCGAGCTGCGGGAGCGGCCGCGCGACTCGCAGCGCTATGCCCTGGACTACGAGACGCTGTCACGGCCTCTCTCGGGCCGCCGGCTGCCCCCGCGGGCCTGGGCTGACGTGCGCCGCGAGAGCCGCCTCCTGCAGCTCCTCGGCCGCCTGCCGCTTTTCGGCCTCGGCCGCCTCGTCACGCGCAAGtcctggctgtggcagcatgaCGAGCCGTGCTACTGGCGCCTCACGCGGGTGCGGCCAGACTACACCGCGCAG AGCTTGGACCACGGAAAAGCCTGGGGCGTTCTGACCTTCAGAG GCCAGACGGAAAGTGAGACCCGGGAGATCGAGCAGGTCATGTACCACGACTGGCGGCTGGTGCCCAAGCACGAAGAGGCGGCCTTCACCACTTTCACACCAGCCAGCGAGGACCTCCGGCGCTCCGTGCCCTACCCACCCCTCCTCAGGGCCATGATATTGGCCGATCGGCAGAAGAGCAGGGACCAGAGCATAGAGGAGCCCATGCTGAATCTGGAGAGGGTACACATCAGCCCCTGGGACTACCCGGCAAAACAGGAGGTGAAGGGCAAGGCCAAGGGCACCCCAGTCTAA
- the EME2 gene encoding probable crossover junction endonuclease EME2, with protein sequence MAKARAGWAAGFLRGVRGGGPWGDPTWEISDSDTEGPAGAEAAARARDPAEERRAAAEALRPEPALRRLAVRVDPAILQDAGADILLEALGSLVFEHRVEPQLRARSLSWSRALVLLQFSLGLDMLLETSWQELSKHLCASPNDLPF encoded by the exons ATGGCGAAGGCCAGAGCCGGCTGGGCCGCTGGGTTTTTGCGCGGAGTCCGGGGCGGTGGTCCATGGGGGGACCCGACCTGGGAGATCTCAGACTCGGACACCGAGGGCCCTGCCGGCGCTGAGGCCGCCGCGAGGGCCCGAGACCCGGCGGAGGAGCGCAGGGCGGCGGCCGAGGCTCTGCGGCCCGAGCCGGCCCTGAGGCGCTTGGCGGTGCGCGTGGACCCAG CCATCCTGCAAGATGCTGGCGCTGACATCCTGCTGGAGGCCCTGGGCTCCCTGGTCTTCGAGCACCGCGTCGAGCCCCAGCTCCGAGCCCGGAGCCTCAGCTGGAGCCGC GCCCTGGTGCTCCTGCAGTTCTCGTTGGGCCTGGACATGCTACTGGAGACCTCCTGGCAGGAGCTGAGCAAGCACTTGTGTGCCTCCCCAAA TGATTTACCTTTCTGA
- the SPSB3 gene encoding SPRY domain-containing SOCS box protein 3 isoform X6, whose protein sequence is MRRGAGIVDVSLGAESRSPRAGSAATAEAEQRQHSDSDSDPEFLSLPPSIPSAVPVTGESFCDCDSQSEASFCGGRHSTHSGKDCRCGEEDEHFDWVWDDLNKSSATLLSCDNRKVSFHVEYSCGTAAIRGTKELGEGQHFWEIKMTSPVYGTDMMVGIGTSDVDLDKYHHTFCSLLGRDEDSWGLSYTGLLHHKGDKMSFSSRFGQGSIIGVHLDTWHGKLTFFKNRKCIGVAATRLQNKKFYPMVCSTAAKSSMKVIRSCASSTSLQYLCCYRLRQLRPNSGDTLEGLPLPPGLKQVLHNKLGWVLSMSCSLCWPPAPSPETRPCQRKHCRRT, encoded by the exons ATGCGGCGCGGGGCGGGGATTGTTGACGTCTCGCTCGGAGCGGAAAGTAGGTCACCGCGGGCAGGGAGCGCGGCGACGGCGGAGGCAGAGCAGCGCCAG CACAGCGACTCAGACTCCGACCCTGAGTTCTTGTCCCTGCCGCCATCCATCCCCAGCGCTGTGCCGGTCACCGGGGAGTCCTTCTGTGACTGCGACAGCCAGAGTGAGGCCTCCTTCTGCGGCGGCCGGCACAGCACCCACAGCGGCAAAGACTGCCGCTGTGGGGAGGAGGACGAGC ACTTTGACTGGGTCTGGGATGACCTGAACAAGTCCTCAGCCACCCTCCTGAGCTGCGATAATCGCAAAGTCAGCTTCCATGTGGAATACAGCTGTGGCACAGCAGCCATCCGGGGCACCAAGGAGCTGGGTGAGGGCCAGCATTTCTGGGAGATCAAGATGACCTCGCCTGTCTATGGTACTGACATG ATGGTAGGCATTGGGACGTCAGATGTGGACCTGGACAAGTACCACCACACCTTCTGCAGCCTGCTGGGCAGGGATGAGGACAGCTGGGGCCTCTCGTACACGG GGCTCCTCCACCACAAGGGAGACAAGATGAGCTTCTCATCACGCTTTGGCCAGGGCTCCATCATTGGTGTGCATCTGGACACCTGGCATGGGAAACTGACCTTCTTCAAGAACCGCAAGTGCATAG GCGTGGCAGCCACCAGGCTGCAGAACAAGAAGTTCTACCCAATGGTGTGCTCCACGGCCGCCAAGAGCAGCATGAAGGTGATCCGCTCTTGCGCCAGTTCCACCTCACTGCAGTACCTGTGCTGCTACCGCCTGCGCCAGCTGCGACCCAACTCCGGGGACACGCTCGAGGGTCTGCCCCTGCCCCCCGGCCTCAAGCAGGTGCTGCACAACAAGCTGGGCTGGGTGCTGAGCATGAGCTGCAGCCTCTGCTGGCCACCCGCACCCAGCCCTGAGACCAGGCCTTGCCAGAGGAAACACTGCCGACGGACCTGA
- the SPSB3 gene encoding SPRY domain-containing SOCS box protein 3 isoform X3: MRRGAGIVDVSLGAESRSPRAGSAATAEAEQRQVLSAMARRPRSSRAWHFVLSAARRDADARVVALAGTANWGYDSDGQHSDSDSDPEFLSLPPSIPSAVPVTGESFCDCDSQSEASFCGGRHSTHSGKDCRCGEEDEHFDWVWDDLNKSSATLLSCDNRKVSFHVEYSCGTAAIRGTKELGEGQHFWEIKMTSPVYGTDMMVGIGTSDVDLDKYHHTFCSLLGRDEDSWGLSYTGLLHHKGDKMSFSSRFGQGSIIGVHLDTWHGKLTFFKNRKCIGVAATRLQNKKFYPMVCSTAAKSSMKVIRSCASSTSLQYLCCYRLRQLRPNSGDTLEGLPLPPGLKQVLHNKLGWVLSMSCSLCWPPAPSPETRPCQRKHCRRT, from the exons ATGCGGCGCGGGGCGGGGATTGTTGACGTCTCGCTCGGAGCGGAAAGTAGGTCACCGCGGGCAGGGAGCGCGGCGACGGCGGAGGCAGAGCAGCGCCAG GTCCTCTCCGCCATGGCCAGGCGGCCCCGGAGCAGCCGGGCATGGCATTTTGTCCTGAGTGCAGCCCGCCGAGATGCCGATGCCCGGGTTGTGGCTCTGGCAGGCACTGCTAACTGGGGCTATGACTCTGATGGGCAG CACAGCGACTCAGACTCCGACCCTGAGTTCTTGTCCCTGCCGCCATCCATCCCCAGCGCTGTGCCGGTCACCGGGGAGTCCTTCTGTGACTGCGACAGCCAGAGTGAGGCCTCCTTCTGCGGCGGCCGGCACAGCACCCACAGCGGCAAAGACTGCCGCTGTGGGGAGGAGGACGAGC ACTTTGACTGGGTCTGGGATGACCTGAACAAGTCCTCAGCCACCCTCCTGAGCTGCGATAATCGCAAAGTCAGCTTCCATGTGGAATACAGCTGTGGCACAGCAGCCATCCGGGGCACCAAGGAGCTGGGTGAGGGCCAGCATTTCTGGGAGATCAAGATGACCTCGCCTGTCTATGGTACTGACATG ATGGTAGGCATTGGGACGTCAGATGTGGACCTGGACAAGTACCACCACACCTTCTGCAGCCTGCTGGGCAGGGATGAGGACAGCTGGGGCCTCTCGTACACGG GGCTCCTCCACCACAAGGGAGACAAGATGAGCTTCTCATCACGCTTTGGCCAGGGCTCCATCATTGGTGTGCATCTGGACACCTGGCATGGGAAACTGACCTTCTTCAAGAACCGCAAGTGCATAG GCGTGGCAGCCACCAGGCTGCAGAACAAGAAGTTCTACCCAATGGTGTGCTCCACGGCCGCCAAGAGCAGCATGAAGGTGATCCGCTCTTGCGCCAGTTCCACCTCACTGCAGTACCTGTGCTGCTACCGCCTGCGCCAGCTGCGACCCAACTCCGGGGACACGCTCGAGGGTCTGCCCCTGCCCCCCGGCCTCAAGCAGGTGCTGCACAACAAGCTGGGCTGGGTGCTGAGCATGAGCTGCAGCCTCTGCTGGCCACCCGCACCCAGCCCTGAGACCAGGCCTTGCCAGAGGAAACACTGCCGACGGACCTGA
- the SPSB3 gene encoding SPRY domain-containing SOCS box protein 3 isoform X4, with protein MATVRLREDWGACCRDFAVLSAMARRPRSSRAWHFVLSAARRDADARVVALAGTANWGYDSDGQHSDSDSDPEFLSLPPSIPSAVPVTGESFCDCDSQSEASFCGGRHSTHSGKDCRCGEEDEHFDWVWDDLNKSSATLLSCDNRKVSFHVEYSCGTAAIRGTKELGEGQHFWEIKMTSPVYGTDMMVGIGTSDVDLDKYHHTFCSLLGRDEDSWGLSYTGLLHHKGDKMSFSSRFGQGSIIGVHLDTWHGKLTFFKNRKCIGVAATRLQNKKFYPMVCSTAAKSSMKVIRSCASSTSLQYLCCYRLRQLRPNSGDTLEGLPLPPGLKQVLHNKLGWVLSMSCSLCWPPAPSPETRPCQRKHCRRT; from the exons ATGGCGACCGTCCGGTTACGTGAAGATTGGGGAGCGTGTTGTCGGGACTTCGCT GTCCTCTCCGCCATGGCCAGGCGGCCCCGGAGCAGCCGGGCATGGCATTTTGTCCTGAGTGCAGCCCGCCGAGATGCCGATGCCCGGGTTGTGGCTCTGGCAGGCACTGCTAACTGGGGCTATGACTCTGATGGGCAG CACAGCGACTCAGACTCCGACCCTGAGTTCTTGTCCCTGCCGCCATCCATCCCCAGCGCTGTGCCGGTCACCGGGGAGTCCTTCTGTGACTGCGACAGCCAGAGTGAGGCCTCCTTCTGCGGCGGCCGGCACAGCACCCACAGCGGCAAAGACTGCCGCTGTGGGGAGGAGGACGAGC ACTTTGACTGGGTCTGGGATGACCTGAACAAGTCCTCAGCCACCCTCCTGAGCTGCGATAATCGCAAAGTCAGCTTCCATGTGGAATACAGCTGTGGCACAGCAGCCATCCGGGGCACCAAGGAGCTGGGTGAGGGCCAGCATTTCTGGGAGATCAAGATGACCTCGCCTGTCTATGGTACTGACATG ATGGTAGGCATTGGGACGTCAGATGTGGACCTGGACAAGTACCACCACACCTTCTGCAGCCTGCTGGGCAGGGATGAGGACAGCTGGGGCCTCTCGTACACGG GGCTCCTCCACCACAAGGGAGACAAGATGAGCTTCTCATCACGCTTTGGCCAGGGCTCCATCATTGGTGTGCATCTGGACACCTGGCATGGGAAACTGACCTTCTTCAAGAACCGCAAGTGCATAG GCGTGGCAGCCACCAGGCTGCAGAACAAGAAGTTCTACCCAATGGTGTGCTCCACGGCCGCCAAGAGCAGCATGAAGGTGATCCGCTCTTGCGCCAGTTCCACCTCACTGCAGTACCTGTGCTGCTACCGCCTGCGCCAGCTGCGACCCAACTCCGGGGACACGCTCGAGGGTCTGCCCCTGCCCCCCGGCCTCAAGCAGGTGCTGCACAACAAGCTGGGCTGGGTGCTGAGCATGAGCTGCAGCCTCTGCTGGCCACCCGCACCCAGCCCTGAGACCAGGCCTTGCCAGAGGAAACACTGCCGACGGACCTGA
- the SPSB3 gene encoding SPRY domain-containing SOCS box protein 3 isoform X5, whose protein sequence is MAQVLSAMARRPRSSRAWHFVLSAARRDADARVVALAGTANWGYDSDGQHSDSDSDPEFLSLPPSIPSAVPVTGESFCDCDSQSEASFCGGRHSTHSGKDCRCGEEDEHFDWVWDDLNKSSATLLSCDNRKVSFHVEYSCGTAAIRGTKELGEGQHFWEIKMTSPVYGTDMMVGIGTSDVDLDKYHHTFCSLLGRDEDSWGLSYTGLLHHKGDKMSFSSRFGQGSIIGVHLDTWHGKLTFFKNRKCIGVAATRLQNKKFYPMVCSTAAKSSMKVIRSCASSTSLQYLCCYRLRQLRPNSGDTLEGLPLPPGLKQVLHNKLGWVLSMSCSLCWPPAPSPETRPCQRKHCRRT, encoded by the exons atgGCACAG GTCCTCTCCGCCATGGCCAGGCGGCCCCGGAGCAGCCGGGCATGGCATTTTGTCCTGAGTGCAGCCCGCCGAGATGCCGATGCCCGGGTTGTGGCTCTGGCAGGCACTGCTAACTGGGGCTATGACTCTGATGGGCAG CACAGCGACTCAGACTCCGACCCTGAGTTCTTGTCCCTGCCGCCATCCATCCCCAGCGCTGTGCCGGTCACCGGGGAGTCCTTCTGTGACTGCGACAGCCAGAGTGAGGCCTCCTTCTGCGGCGGCCGGCACAGCACCCACAGCGGCAAAGACTGCCGCTGTGGGGAGGAGGACGAGC ACTTTGACTGGGTCTGGGATGACCTGAACAAGTCCTCAGCCACCCTCCTGAGCTGCGATAATCGCAAAGTCAGCTTCCATGTGGAATACAGCTGTGGCACAGCAGCCATCCGGGGCACCAAGGAGCTGGGTGAGGGCCAGCATTTCTGGGAGATCAAGATGACCTCGCCTGTCTATGGTACTGACATG ATGGTAGGCATTGGGACGTCAGATGTGGACCTGGACAAGTACCACCACACCTTCTGCAGCCTGCTGGGCAGGGATGAGGACAGCTGGGGCCTCTCGTACACGG GGCTCCTCCACCACAAGGGAGACAAGATGAGCTTCTCATCACGCTTTGGCCAGGGCTCCATCATTGGTGTGCATCTGGACACCTGGCATGGGAAACTGACCTTCTTCAAGAACCGCAAGTGCATAG GCGTGGCAGCCACCAGGCTGCAGAACAAGAAGTTCTACCCAATGGTGTGCTCCACGGCCGCCAAGAGCAGCATGAAGGTGATCCGCTCTTGCGCCAGTTCCACCTCACTGCAGTACCTGTGCTGCTACCGCCTGCGCCAGCTGCGACCCAACTCCGGGGACACGCTCGAGGGTCTGCCCCTGCCCCCCGGCCTCAAGCAGGTGCTGCACAACAAGCTGGGCTGGGTGCTGAGCATGAGCTGCAGCCTCTGCTGGCCACCCGCACCCAGCCCTGAGACCAGGCCTTGCCAGAGGAAACACTGCCGACGGACCTGA
- the SPSB3 gene encoding SPRY domain-containing SOCS box protein 3 isoform X1, protein MDLWKVLHTICLVFIEVLRYWSEVWACVESSGALTMGSVWPGNTSTFGWVCGHSPQGQLGACTGVKDRVQRAVGRQSSILSLPSFLGVCVFFQVLSAMARRPRSSRAWHFVLSAARRDADARVVALAGTANWGYDSDGQHSDSDSDPEFLSLPPSIPSAVPVTGESFCDCDSQSEASFCGGRHSTHSGKDCRCGEEDEHFDWVWDDLNKSSATLLSCDNRKVSFHVEYSCGTAAIRGTKELGEGQHFWEIKMTSPVYGTDMMVGIGTSDVDLDKYHHTFCSLLGRDEDSWGLSYTGLLHHKGDKMSFSSRFGQGSIIGVHLDTWHGKLTFFKNRKCIGVAATRLQNKKFYPMVCSTAAKSSMKVIRSCASSTSLQYLCCYRLRQLRPNSGDTLEGLPLPPGLKQVLHNKLGWVLSMSCSLCWPPAPSPETRPCQRKHCRRT, encoded by the exons ATGGACTTGTGGAAGGTTTTGCACACCATCTGCCTGGTTTTCATTGAGGTACTCAGATACTGGAGTGAGGTGTGGGCTTGTGTGGAGAGTTCTGGAGCTCTGACCATGGGATCCGTGTGGCCCGGGAACACCTCCACCTTTGGGTGGGTCTGTGGGCACAGCCCGCAGGGGCAGCTGGGAGCCTGCACAGGGGTGAAGGACAGAGTACAGAGGGCTGTTGGGAGACAGTCCAGCATCCTgagtcttccttcctttctcggGGTCTGTGTTTTCTTCCAGGTCCTCTCCGCCATGGCCAGGCGGCCCCGGAGCAGCCGGGCATGGCATTTTGTCCTGAGTGCAGCCCGCCGAGATGCCGATGCCCGGGTTGTGGCTCTGGCAGGCACTGCTAACTGGGGCTATGACTCTGATGGGCAG CACAGCGACTCAGACTCCGACCCTGAGTTCTTGTCCCTGCCGCCATCCATCCCCAGCGCTGTGCCGGTCACCGGGGAGTCCTTCTGTGACTGCGACAGCCAGAGTGAGGCCTCCTTCTGCGGCGGCCGGCACAGCACCCACAGCGGCAAAGACTGCCGCTGTGGGGAGGAGGACGAGC ACTTTGACTGGGTCTGGGATGACCTGAACAAGTCCTCAGCCACCCTCCTGAGCTGCGATAATCGCAAAGTCAGCTTCCATGTGGAATACAGCTGTGGCACAGCAGCCATCCGGGGCACCAAGGAGCTGGGTGAGGGCCAGCATTTCTGGGAGATCAAGATGACCTCGCCTGTCTATGGTACTGACATG ATGGTAGGCATTGGGACGTCAGATGTGGACCTGGACAAGTACCACCACACCTTCTGCAGCCTGCTGGGCAGGGATGAGGACAGCTGGGGCCTCTCGTACACGG GGCTCCTCCACCACAAGGGAGACAAGATGAGCTTCTCATCACGCTTTGGCCAGGGCTCCATCATTGGTGTGCATCTGGACACCTGGCATGGGAAACTGACCTTCTTCAAGAACCGCAAGTGCATAG GCGTGGCAGCCACCAGGCTGCAGAACAAGAAGTTCTACCCAATGGTGTGCTCCACGGCCGCCAAGAGCAGCATGAAGGTGATCCGCTCTTGCGCCAGTTCCACCTCACTGCAGTACCTGTGCTGCTACCGCCTGCGCCAGCTGCGACCCAACTCCGGGGACACGCTCGAGGGTCTGCCCCTGCCCCCCGGCCTCAAGCAGGTGCTGCACAACAAGCTGGGCTGGGTGCTGAGCATGAGCTGCAGCCTCTGCTGGCCACCCGCACCCAGCCCTGAGACCAGGCCTTGCCAGAGGAAACACTGCCGACGGACCTGA
- the SPSB3 gene encoding SPRY domain-containing SOCS box protein 3 isoform X2 — protein MDLWKVLHTICLVFIEVLRYWSEVWACVESSGALTMGSVWPGNTSTFGWVCGHSPQGQLGACTGVKDRVQRAVGRQSSILSLPSFLGVCVFFQVLSAMARRPRSSRAWHFVLSAARRDADARVVALAGTANWGYDSDGQHSDSDSDPEFLSLPPSIPSAVPVTGESFCDCDSQSEASFCGGRHSTHSGKDCRCGEEDEHFDWVWDDLNKSSATLLSCDNRKVSFHVEYSCGTAAIRGTKELGEGQHFWEIKMTSPVYGTDMMVGIGTSDVDLDKYHHTFCSLLGRDEDSWGLSYTGLHHWCASGHLAWETDLLQEPQVHRRGSHQAAEQEVLPNGVLHGRQEQHEGDPLLRQFHLTAVPVLLPPAPAATQLRGHARGSAPAPRPQAGAAQQAGLGAEHELQPLLATRTQP, from the exons ATGGACTTGTGGAAGGTTTTGCACACCATCTGCCTGGTTTTCATTGAGGTACTCAGATACTGGAGTGAGGTGTGGGCTTGTGTGGAGAGTTCTGGAGCTCTGACCATGGGATCCGTGTGGCCCGGGAACACCTCCACCTTTGGGTGGGTCTGTGGGCACAGCCCGCAGGGGCAGCTGGGAGCCTGCACAGGGGTGAAGGACAGAGTACAGAGGGCTGTTGGGAGACAGTCCAGCATCCTgagtcttccttcctttctcggGGTCTGTGTTTTCTTCCAGGTCCTCTCCGCCATGGCCAGGCGGCCCCGGAGCAGCCGGGCATGGCATTTTGTCCTGAGTGCAGCCCGCCGAGATGCCGATGCCCGGGTTGTGGCTCTGGCAGGCACTGCTAACTGGGGCTATGACTCTGATGGGCAG CACAGCGACTCAGACTCCGACCCTGAGTTCTTGTCCCTGCCGCCATCCATCCCCAGCGCTGTGCCGGTCACCGGGGAGTCCTTCTGTGACTGCGACAGCCAGAGTGAGGCCTCCTTCTGCGGCGGCCGGCACAGCACCCACAGCGGCAAAGACTGCCGCTGTGGGGAGGAGGACGAGC ACTTTGACTGGGTCTGGGATGACCTGAACAAGTCCTCAGCCACCCTCCTGAGCTGCGATAATCGCAAAGTCAGCTTCCATGTGGAATACAGCTGTGGCACAGCAGCCATCCGGGGCACCAAGGAGCTGGGTGAGGGCCAGCATTTCTGGGAGATCAAGATGACCTCGCCTGTCTATGGTACTGACATG ATGGTAGGCATTGGGACGTCAGATGTGGACCTGGACAAGTACCACCACACCTTCTGCAGCCTGCTGGGCAGGGATGAGGACAGCTGGGGCCTCTCGTACACGG GGCTCCATCATTGGTGTGCATCTGGACACCTGGCATGGGAAACTGACCTTCTTCAAGAACCGCAAGTGCATAG GCGTGGCAGCCACCAGGCTGCAGAACAAGAAGTTCTACCCAATGGTGTGCTCCACGGCCGCCAAGAGCAGCATGAAGGTGATCCGCTCTTGCGCCAGTTCCACCTCACTGCAGTACCTGTGCTGCTACCGCCTGCGCCAGCTGCGACCCAACTCCGGGGACACGCTCGAGGGTCTGCCCCTGCCCCCCGGCCTCAAGCAGGTGCTGCACAACAAGCTGGGCTGGGTGCTGAGCATGAGCTGCAGCCTCTGCTGGCCACCCGCACCCAGCCCTGA